A single window of Agromyces aureus DNA harbors:
- a CDS encoding NAD kinase, translating into MNDARHFLVVSHTGRRNALEATGDVCAQLIAAGAVPVIANEQWSDVHEFVPDLNGRVARLEETDPALIELVIVLGGDGTILRAAELVREHPIALLGVNLGHVGFLAESERDDLGYTVQRALARDYTVEERMTLAVRAKIDDETVFESWALNEVSVEKADRERLIEVVVEVDRRPLSSFGCDGVVMSTPTGSTAYAFSAGGPVVWPGLEALLLVPLSAHALFARPLVVAADSSLAVEVLRRTEASAVIWCDGRRTFDLPAGARVVVRRSPVPVRLARLHEAPFTDRLVNKFQLPVTGWRGPVGHD; encoded by the coding sequence GTGAACGATGCACGGCACTTCCTCGTGGTCTCGCACACCGGCCGTCGCAACGCCCTCGAGGCGACCGGCGACGTCTGCGCCCAGCTCATCGCGGCGGGCGCCGTACCCGTGATCGCGAACGAGCAGTGGTCCGACGTGCACGAGTTCGTGCCCGACCTCAACGGGCGGGTGGCCAGACTCGAGGAGACCGATCCGGCGCTGATCGAACTCGTCATCGTGCTCGGCGGCGACGGCACGATCCTCCGTGCGGCCGAGCTCGTGCGCGAGCATCCGATCGCGCTGCTGGGCGTGAACCTCGGTCATGTCGGCTTCCTCGCCGAGAGCGAGCGCGACGACCTCGGGTACACGGTGCAGCGGGCGCTCGCCCGCGACTACACGGTCGAAGAACGCATGACCCTCGCGGTGCGGGCCAAGATCGACGACGAGACCGTGTTCGAGAGCTGGGCGCTCAACGAGGTCTCCGTCGAGAAGGCCGACCGCGAGCGGCTCATCGAGGTCGTGGTCGAGGTCGATCGTCGTCCGCTCTCGTCGTTCGGGTGCGACGGCGTCGTGATGTCCACCCCCACCGGGTCGACGGCCTACGCGTTCTCCGCCGGCGGTCCGGTGGTGTGGCCCGGTCTCGAGGCACTGCTCCTCGTGCCGCTGAGTGCGCACGCGCTCTTCGCCCGCCCGCTCGTGGTGGCGGCCGACTCGTCGCTCGCCGTCGAAGTGCTTCGTCGTACCGAGGCGTCCGCCGTCATCTGGTGCGACGGGCGGCGCACGTTCGACCTTCCGGCCGGTGCGCGGGTCGTCGTGCGGCGATCGCCCGTGCCGGTGCGCCTCGCACGGCTGCACGAGGCGCCGTTCACCGATCGACTCGTGAACAAGTTCCAACTCCCCGTGACGGGCTGGCGAGGACCGGTGGGCCATGATTGA
- a CDS encoding TlyA family RNA methyltransferase gives MASRRLDAALAERGLARSRTHAATLIASGLVTVDGRPAVKPSTKVDDEQAVEVAASDHYVSRAAHKLIAALDGFAVDPAGRVVLDAGASTGGFSQVLLERGARTVLAVDVGHGQLAAELFGAPGLVLVEGCNVRSLDRASLAALSGVGEPPSLVTADLSFISLTTVLPALVATAADDASFVLLVKPQFEVGRAGVREGIVHDPALRSEAVAGVLWAAYDLGVGTVGVTSSPIAGTRGNHEYLVHLDAARGVNPTEWMRQVEQMTGDTTT, from the coding sequence ATGGCCTCTCGACGTCTCGATGCCGCCCTCGCCGAACGCGGACTCGCGCGCTCGCGCACGCACGCGGCGACGCTCATCGCCTCCGGTCTCGTCACCGTCGACGGGCGGCCCGCCGTCAAGCCCTCCACGAAGGTCGACGACGAACAGGCCGTCGAGGTCGCGGCATCCGATCACTACGTCTCGCGCGCCGCGCACAAGCTCATCGCGGCGCTCGACGGATTCGCCGTCGACCCGGCCGGCAGAGTCGTGCTCGACGCGGGCGCCTCCACCGGCGGGTTCAGCCAGGTGCTCCTCGAGCGCGGCGCCCGAACCGTGCTCGCCGTCGATGTCGGCCACGGTCAGCTCGCGGCCGAACTGTTCGGCGCGCCCGGGCTCGTCCTCGTCGAGGGATGCAACGTGCGGTCGCTCGATCGCGCCTCGCTGGCGGCGCTCTCGGGCGTCGGGGAGCCGCCGTCACTCGTGACGGCCGACCTCTCGTTCATCTCGTTGACGACCGTGCTGCCCGCGCTCGTCGCGACGGCCGCTGACGACGCCTCCTTCGTGCTGCTCGTGAAGCCGCAGTTCGAGGTGGGGCGGGCCGGCGTGCGCGAAGGCATCGTGCACGACCCGGCGCTGAGGTCGGAGGCCGTCGCCGGCGTGCTCTGGGCCGCGTACGACCTGGGCGTCGGCACGGTCGGCGTCACGTCCTCCCCAATCGCGGGCACTCGCGGAAACCACGAGTACCTCGTGCACCTCGATGCCGCGCGCGGGGTCAATCCGACAGAATGGATGCGGCAGGTCGAGCAGATGACGGGAGACACGACCACGTGA
- a CDS encoding HAD-IIA family hydrolase — translation MGLFRQKAEAAAPLDGADAVFADLDGVVYAGAGAIPHAVESLNLARERVPVGYITNNASRSDASVAAHLSELGLTVVPNDVVTSPQAAMHLLGEQVDPGALVLVIGGEGIVVELEKRGYRITRSADDAPDAVVQGFTPEIGWKELAEASFALNANGGPGSETPGIPWIATNTDWTIPVARGIAPGNGTLVSAVHTAVGRLPLVAGKPETPIFDEAKRRFGAERPLMVGDRLDTDILGANRAGMTSVLVLTGIDLAKQVLAADAASRPDFIIGDLRELHLPYPATEEVRGAIRVGSARVRVDGRRVVIESAGERRLDLLRAACAAIWRSGTSIHVLDVPTTLYR, via the coding sequence GTGGGGCTGTTTCGTCAGAAGGCTGAGGCGGCTGCTCCGCTCGATGGCGCCGATGCCGTGTTCGCCGACCTCGACGGGGTCGTCTATGCGGGCGCCGGAGCGATTCCGCACGCCGTCGAGAGCCTGAACCTCGCCAGGGAGCGAGTGCCGGTCGGCTACATCACGAACAACGCGTCGCGAAGCGATGCATCCGTCGCCGCGCACCTCTCGGAGCTCGGTCTCACCGTGGTGCCGAACGACGTCGTGACCTCGCCGCAGGCAGCGATGCACCTGCTGGGCGAGCAGGTGGATCCCGGCGCGCTCGTGCTCGTGATCGGCGGCGAGGGCATCGTGGTCGAGCTCGAGAAGCGCGGCTACCGCATCACGCGCTCGGCCGACGACGCGCCCGACGCGGTCGTGCAGGGGTTCACCCCCGAGATCGGTTGGAAGGAGCTCGCCGAGGCGTCCTTCGCGCTGAACGCGAACGGCGGCCCCGGGTCAGAGACCCCGGGGATCCCGTGGATCGCAACGAACACCGACTGGACGATCCCGGTGGCGCGCGGCATCGCGCCCGGTAACGGCACCCTCGTCTCCGCGGTGCACACGGCCGTCGGCCGGCTGCCGCTCGTCGCGGGCAAGCCCGAGACGCCGATCTTCGACGAGGCCAAGCGTCGGTTCGGCGCCGAACGACCCCTGATGGTCGGCGACCGCCTCGACACCGACATCCTCGGAGCGAATCGGGCCGGCATGACCAGCGTGCTCGTGCTCACGGGCATCGATCTCGCGAAGCAGGTGCTCGCTGCCGACGCCGCGAGCCGACCCGACTTCATCATCGGCGACCTTCGCGAGCTGCACCTGCCGTATCCGGCGACCGAGGAGGTTCGCGGCGCGATCCGCGTGGGCAGCGCGCGCGTGCGCGTCGACGGCCGGCGCGTCGTGATCGAGTCCGCGGGGGAGCGCCGCCTCGACCTGCTCCGGGCCGCCTGCGCGGCGATCTGGCGTTCGGGCACGTCCATCCACGTGCTCGACGTGCCGACGACGCTGTACCGCTGA
- a CDS encoding primosomal protein, with product MSDTNDETNRGEARKSAPRGEGRPQSGGRGANDSKPPRSTSAGSRDGQRSSSSGDRRPYEKRDGGQRSYGDRDANKRPYEKRDGAPRSYGDRDGGQRSHGDRDANKRPYEKRDGAPRSYGDRDGGQRSHGDRDGNKRPYEKRDGAPRSYGDRDANKRPYEKREGAPRSYGDRDGGQRSYGDRDGGQRSYGDRDANKRPYEKRDGAPRSYGDRDGGQRSYGDRDGNKRPYEKRDGAPRSHGDRDGNKRPYEKRDGAPRSYGDRDGGQRSYGDRDGNKRPYEKREGTPRSYGDRAANKRPYEKREGAPRSYGDRDGNKRPYEKREGAPRSYGDRDGNKRPYEKREGAARSYGDRDDRRGSGAPREDYRRESDGASSLAIRPRHDDPFIPDTIEPRDLDKGARAELKTLSKENADWVARHLVAASMYLDDDPELAHQHALSAGRRAGRVAVVRETLAITAYATGDFALALRELRTYRRISGSNDQLPLLVDSERGVGRPDRALEVGRAVDRSELPAAVQVGLAIAMSGARLDLEQPELALSELEIPQLDPDRAFSYSPALFSAYAEVLDELGRSTDAADWRARAARAEEALGGPELDLVEIYEVELEPELDDETGLDDETPEPAASDSSTDVVVDDEASAESGRGDVVEDDAAEDETAAVEAPDDEPEDLGDPGEVLEDDVRAVLAEGDEDKA from the coding sequence GTGAGCGACACGAACGACGAAACCAACCGGGGAGAGGCGCGCAAGAGCGCCCCCCGCGGCGAAGGGCGACCGCAGAGCGGCGGACGTGGCGCGAACGACTCGAAGCCTCCCAGATCGACCAGCGCGGGATCGCGCGACGGGCAGCGCTCGAGCAGTTCGGGCGATCGACGTCCGTACGAGAAGCGCGACGGCGGGCAGCGTTCGTACGGTGACCGTGATGCGAACAAGCGTCCGTATGAGAAGCGCGACGGTGCGCCGCGTTCCTACGGTGACCGTGATGGCGGGCAGCGTTCGCACGGCGACCGCGATGCGAACAAGCGTCCGTACGAGAAGCGTGACGGTGCACCTCGTTCGTACGGTGACCGTGATGGCGGGCAGCGTTCGCACGGCGACCGCGATGGCAACAAGCGTCCGTACGAGAAGCGTGACGGTGCACCTCGTTCCTACGGTGATCGCGATGCGAACAAGCGTCCGTATGAGAAGCGGGAGGGTGCGCCGCGTTCGTACGGTGACCGCGATGGCGGGCAGCGTTCGTACGGTGACCGCGATGGCGGGCAGCGTTCGTACGGTGACCGCGATGCGAACAAGCGTCCGTATGAGAAGCGTGACGGTGCACCTCGTTCGTACGGTGACCGCGATGGCGGTCAGCGTTCGTACGGTGACCGTGATGGCAACAAGCGTCCGTACGAGAAGCGTGACGGCGCGCCCCGTTCGCACGGCGATCGCGATGGGAACAAGCGTCCGTACGAGAAGCGTGACGGTGCGCCGCGTTCGTACGGTGACCGTGATGGCGGTCAGCGTTCGTACGGTGACCGTGATGGCAACAAGCGTCCGTACGAGAAGCGCGAAGGCACTCCTCGTTCGTACGGTGATCGCGCTGCGAACAAGCGTCCGTATGAGAAGCGGGAGGGTGCGCCGCGTTCCTACGGTGACCGCGATGGGAACAAGCGTCCGTACGAGAAGCGGGAGGGTGCGCCGCGTTCCTACGGTGACCGCGATGGCAACAAGCGTCCGTACGAGAAGCGCGAAGGCGCAGCCCGTTCCTACGGTGACCGTGACGACCGTCGGGGCTCCGGCGCACCTCGCGAGGACTACCGCCGCGAGAGCGACGGCGCCTCGAGCCTGGCGATCCGCCCTCGGCACGACGACCCGTTCATTCCGGACACGATCGAACCCCGCGACCTCGACAAGGGCGCTCGCGCGGAGCTCAAGACGCTGAGCAAGGAGAACGCCGACTGGGTCGCACGACACCTCGTCGCGGCATCCATGTACCTCGATGACGACCCGGAGCTGGCGCACCAGCACGCGCTCTCCGCCGGCCGCCGTGCGGGCCGCGTGGCCGTGGTGCGCGAGACACTGGCGATCACGGCGTATGCGACGGGCGACTTCGCCCTGGCACTCCGCGAACTGCGCACGTACCGTCGCATCTCGGGCAGCAACGATCAGCTTCCCCTGCTCGTCGACAGCGAGCGCGGCGTCGGTCGCCCCGACCGTGCACTCGAGGTCGGACGCGCGGTCGACCGCTCCGAGCTGCCGGCCGCGGTGCAGGTCGGCCTCGCGATCGCGATGTCGGGCGCGCGCCTCGACCTGGAGCAGCCCGAGCTGGCCCTTTCCGAGCTCGAGATCCCGCAGCTCGACCCCGATCGGGCGTTCTCGTACAGCCCGGCGCTCTTCTCGGCCTACGCCGAGGTGCTCGACGAGCTCGGACGTTCGACGGATGCCGCCGACTGGCGCGCCCGTGCCGCTCGCGCGGAGGAGGCGCTCGGCGGACCCGAGCTCGATCTCGTCGAGATCTACGAGGTGGAGCTCGAGCCCGAACTGGACGACGAGACCGGACTGGACGACGAGACGCCCGAGCCCGCGGCATCCGACTCGTCGACCGATGTGGTTGTGGACGACGAAGCCTCCGCTGAATCGGGCCGCGGCGACGTGGTCGAGGACGACGCGGCTGAGGACGAAACCGCGGCCGTTGAGGCGCCGGACGACGAGCCCGAGGATCTCGGCGACCCCGGCGAAGTGCTCGAGGACGACGTGCGAGCTGTGCTCGCCGAAGGCGACGAGGACAAGGCCTGA
- the tyrS gene encoding tyrosine--tRNA ligase, translated as MSDPVILASQHNDDSFADVWEELRWRGLVHVSTDEAALKKLLAGDPITYYCGFDPTAPSLHLGNLVQLLTMRRLQLAGHKPLGLVGGSTGLIGDPRPTAERTLNTKETVVEWVGRLQAQVSRFLSAEGENAVRLVNNLDWTAGLSAIDFLREIGKHYRVGTMLKKDAVASRLNSDAGISYTEFSYQILQGFDYLELFRQYGCVLQTGGSDQWGNLTSGTDLIHRVEGRSAHAIGTPLITNSDGTKFGKSEGNAIWLDAEMCSPYRFYQFWLNTDDADVVGRLKVFTFLGRERIEQLEALVESEPFRREAQRTLANEVTTLVHGADATAAVIAASEALFGQGDLSALDEATLESALRELPNTTTSPDAPVAQLLVDTGLVKSVGEGRRAIAQGGVSLDNVRIDDETATIEGRVARGGMAVLRRGKKTLAGVFVV; from the coding sequence GTGTCAGACCCCGTGATCCTCGCATCCCAGCACAACGACGACTCGTTTGCAGACGTCTGGGAGGAGCTCCGCTGGCGCGGCCTCGTGCACGTCTCCACCGACGAAGCCGCCCTGAAGAAGCTCCTCGCCGGCGACCCGATCACGTATTACTGCGGATTCGACCCCACGGCCCCGAGCCTGCACCTCGGCAACTTGGTGCAGTTGCTCACCATGCGCCGCCTGCAGCTCGCAGGGCACAAGCCGCTCGGCCTCGTCGGCGGCTCGACCGGCCTCATCGGCGATCCTCGGCCCACCGCCGAGCGCACGCTGAACACGAAGGAGACCGTGGTCGAGTGGGTCGGCCGCCTCCAGGCGCAGGTGAGCCGCTTCCTCTCGGCCGAGGGCGAGAACGCCGTCCGCCTGGTGAACAACCTCGACTGGACCGCCGGCCTCAGCGCCATCGACTTCCTCCGCGAGATCGGCAAGCACTACCGTGTCGGCACCATGCTCAAGAAGGACGCGGTCGCATCGCGTCTGAACTCCGACGCCGGCATCAGCTACACCGAGTTCAGCTACCAGATCCTGCAGGGCTTCGACTACCTCGAGCTCTTCCGCCAGTACGGCTGCGTGCTGCAGACCGGCGGGAGCGACCAGTGGGGCAACCTCACGAGCGGCACCGATCTGATCCACCGCGTCGAGGGCCGAAGCGCCCACGCCATCGGCACGCCCCTGATCACGAACTCCGACGGCACGAAGTTCGGCAAGAGCGAGGGCAACGCCATCTGGCTCGATGCCGAGATGTGCAGCCCCTACCGCTTCTACCAGTTCTGGCTCAACACCGACGATGCCGATGTCGTCGGCCGGCTGAAGGTCTTCACCTTCCTCGGCCGAGAGCGCATCGAGCAGCTCGAGGCGCTCGTCGAGAGCGAGCCGTTCCGACGCGAGGCCCAGCGCACGCTCGCGAACGAGGTCACGACCCTGGTGCATGGGGCGGATGCCACGGCAGCCGTCATCGCGGCATCCGAGGCGCTCTTCGGGCAGGGCGACCTGTCGGCGCTCGACGAGGCGACGCTCGAATCCGCTCTGCGCGAGCTCCCGAACACGACGACCTCGCCCGACGCGCCCGTCGCTCAGCTGCTCGTCGACACCGGACTCGTGAAGTCGGTGGGCGAGGGGCGCCGTGCAATCGCGCAGGGCGGAGTCTCACTCGACAACGTGCGCATCGACGACGAGACGGCGACGATCGAAGGACGCGTGGCACGAGGTGGCATGGCCGTGCTGCGTCGTGGCAAGAAGACGCTCGCGGGCGTCTTCGTCGTCTGA
- a CDS encoding DNA-3-methyladenine glycosylase has translation MPRPRDDGAAPPSGGAASDARRRRTRAFFARDAVELAPLLLGAVLAHSTPEGRVAIRISEVEAYRGVGEDPGSHAHRGMTARTAVMFGEAAHLYAYFTYGMHTCLNVVAGVEGRASAVLLRGATVVEGVELARERRGAASDRDLARGPARLAVALGVPLAATGADLLAPPFSLEVPVAPLAFAAGPRTGVSGAGGGAAYPWRFWLPDDRGVSPYRRHAKSHT, from the coding sequence ATGCCGCGGCCGCGCGATGACGGCGCCGCTCCGCCTTCGGGCGGCGCGGCGTCCGACGCGCGGCGTCGGCGCACGCGGGCGTTCTTCGCACGCGACGCGGTCGAGCTCGCCCCGCTGCTCCTCGGCGCGGTGCTCGCGCACTCGACGCCCGAGGGTCGCGTCGCGATCCGCATCTCCGAGGTGGAGGCGTATCGCGGCGTGGGTGAAGATCCCGGGTCGCATGCCCACCGTGGCATGACCGCGCGCACGGCCGTGATGTTCGGCGAGGCGGCGCACCTCTACGCGTACTTCACGTACGGCATGCACACCTGCCTCAACGTCGTCGCGGGCGTTGAGGGGCGCGCATCGGCCGTGCTGCTGCGGGGCGCGACGGTGGTCGAGGGGGTCGAACTCGCGCGTGAACGGCGCGGCGCGGCATCCGATCGGGATCTCGCCCGAGGGCCTGCGCGGCTCGCGGTCGCGCTCGGGGTGCCGCTGGCCGCGACGGGTGCGGATCTGCTCGCGCCGCCGTTCTCGCTCGAGGTGCCGGTGGCGCCGCTCGCGTTCGCGGCGGGCCCACGAACGGGCGTCAGCGGAGCCGGCGGGGGAGCGGCGTATCCGTGGCGGTTCTGGCTGCCGGACGACCGAGGAGTCTCACCGTACCGACGTCACGCGAAGTCGCACACCTGA
- the argH gene encoding argininosuccinate lyase, with amino-acid sequence MTGNTEAPGQHGTNEGALWGARFASGPSPELQALSKSTHFDWQLAPYDIAGSRAHARALSAAGYLDAGELDTMLAGLDTLEARVANGDIVAAESDEDVHGALEAALIGIVGPELGGKLRAGRSRNDQIATLVRLYLKDHVAVIGRQLVHLIDALSAQADAHRTAIMPGRTHLQHAQPVLLAHHLLAHGWALSRDLERLVDWTKRADVSPYGGGALAGSTLGLDAASVARDLGLASPSENSIDGTASRDVVAEFAFVSAMIGIDLSRISEEIILWNTREFGFVTLHDGYSTGSSIMPQKKNPDIAELARGKSGRLIGNLTGLLATLKALPLAYNRDLQEDKEPVFDSVETLEVLLPAFTGMIATLTFHTERMAELAPAGFSLATDVAEWLVKRHVPFRDAHEITGALVRYAEEHALELDAVDDAALASIDPRLTPDVRSVLTIEGSIASRDGVSGTAPVRVADQFARLADRVRHLMAGLPDGDR; translated from the coding sequence ATGACCGGCAACACCGAGGCTCCGGGCCAGCACGGCACGAACGAGGGTGCGCTCTGGGGCGCACGGTTCGCGAGCGGCCCGTCGCCCGAACTGCAGGCGCTCTCGAAGTCGACGCACTTCGACTGGCAGCTCGCGCCCTACGACATCGCCGGTTCGCGGGCCCACGCCCGCGCGCTCTCCGCGGCCGGATACCTCGACGCCGGCGAGCTCGACACCATGCTCGCGGGCCTCGACACGCTCGAAGCGCGTGTCGCGAACGGCGACATCGTCGCGGCCGAGTCCGACGAAGACGTGCACGGCGCCCTCGAGGCCGCGCTCATCGGCATCGTCGGCCCCGAGCTCGGCGGAAAGCTCCGCGCCGGCCGCAGCCGCAACGACCAGATCGCGACGCTCGTGCGCCTCTACCTGAAGGACCACGTCGCGGTCATCGGTCGTCAGCTCGTGCACCTCATCGACGCGCTCTCCGCGCAGGCCGATGCCCACCGCACGGCGATCATGCCGGGCCGCACGCACCTGCAGCATGCGCAGCCCGTGCTGCTCGCGCATCACCTCCTCGCACACGGGTGGGCGCTCTCCCGCGACCTCGAGCGACTCGTCGACTGGACCAAGCGAGCGGATGTCTCGCCGTACGGCGGCGGTGCGCTCGCCGGGTCGACACTGGGCCTCGACGCGGCATCCGTCGCCCGCGACCTCGGGCTCGCGAGCCCGTCCGAGAACTCGATCGACGGCACGGCCAGCCGCGACGTCGTCGCCGAGTTCGCGTTCGTCTCGGCCATGATCGGCATCGATCTCTCGCGCATCTCAGAGGAGATCATCCTCTGGAACACGCGCGAGTTCGGCTTCGTCACGCTGCACGACGGCTACTCGACCGGGTCGTCGATCATGCCGCAGAAGAAGAACCCCGACATCGCCGAGCTCGCGCGCGGCAAGTCGGGCCGACTCATCGGCAACCTCACCGGCCTGCTCGCGACGTTGAAGGCCCTGCCGTTGGCGTACAACCGCGACCTCCAAGAGGACAAGGAGCCGGTCTTCGACTCGGTCGAGACGCTCGAGGTGCTCCTGCCGGCGTTCACGGGCATGATCGCGACGCTCACCTTCCACACCGAGCGCATGGCCGAGCTCGCGCCGGCCGGCTTCTCGCTCGCGACCGACGTCGCCGAGTGGCTCGTGAAGCGCCACGTGCCGTTCCGCGACGCGCACGAGATCACCGGTGCCCTGGTCCGCTACGCCGAGGAGCACGCGCTCGAGCTCGACGCCGTCGACGACGCCGCACTGGCCTCGATCGACCCGCGTCTCACGCCCGACGTGCGATCCGTGCTCACGATCGAGGGTTCGATCGCGAGCCGCGACGGCGTGAGCGGCACGGCGCCGGTCCGCGTCGCCGACCAGTTCGCTCGCCTGGCCGACCGCGTGCGCCACCTCATGGCCGGGCTGCCCGACGGCGACCGCTGA
- the argF gene encoding ornithine carbamoyltransferase gives MTRHFLRDDDLSPAEQAEVLDLALRLKADRFAERPLEGPRTVAVFFDKTSTRTRISFSVGITDLGGSPLIISSSDSQLGGKESVADTARVLERMVDAIVWRTFAQSGLEEMAAGTTVPVVNALSDDFHPCQLLADLLTVKERFGDLAGRSLAYVGDGANNMAHSYLLAGVTAGMHVRIGSPAGYPPRADIVDDARRIAATTGGSVLVTTNPHEAVAGADVVVTDTWISMGQEAEKAARIAEFAGYGVDDALMAEASDDAIFLHCLPAYRGYEVEASVIDGPQSVVWDEAENRLHAQKALLAWLLAQNATAPNEAAPTEAAPTEAAPTEGDAA, from the coding sequence ATGACCCGCCACTTCCTCCGCGACGACGACCTCTCGCCGGCCGAGCAGGCCGAGGTGCTCGACCTCGCGCTCCGCCTCAAGGCCGACCGGTTCGCCGAACGTCCGCTCGAGGGCCCGCGCACCGTCGCCGTCTTCTTCGACAAGACCTCGACCCGCACCCGCATCTCGTTCTCGGTCGGCATCACCGACCTCGGCGGCTCGCCGCTGATCATCTCCTCCAGCGACAGCCAGCTCGGCGGCAAGGAGTCCGTCGCCGACACCGCACGCGTGCTCGAACGCATGGTCGATGCGATCGTCTGGCGCACCTTCGCGCAGTCCGGCCTCGAGGAGATGGCCGCCGGCACCACGGTGCCGGTCGTCAACGCGCTCTCAGACGACTTCCACCCGTGCCAGCTGCTCGCCGACCTGCTGACCGTCAAGGAGCGCTTCGGCGACCTCGCCGGCCGTTCGCTCGCCTACGTCGGCGACGGCGCGAACAACATGGCGCACTCCTACCTGCTCGCGGGCGTCACCGCCGGCATGCACGTGCGCATCGGCTCGCCCGCCGGCTACCCGCCCCGCGCCGACATCGTCGACGACGCCCGCCGCATCGCCGCGACCACGGGCGGGTCCGTGCTCGTCACGACGAACCCTCACGAGGCGGTGGCCGGTGCCGACGTCGTCGTCACCGACACCTGGATCTCCATGGGCCAGGAGGCCGAGAAGGCCGCGCGCATCGCCGAGTTCGCCGGCTACGGCGTCGACGACGCTCTGATGGCCGAGGCATCCGACGACGCGATCTTCCTGCACTGCCTTCCCGCCTACCGTGGCTACGAGGTCGAGGCCTCCGTCATCGACGGACCGCAGTCGGTCGTCTGGGACGAGGCCGAGAACCGCCTGCACGCGCAGAAGGCGCTCCTCGCGTGGCTGCTCGCGCAGAACGCGACCGCACCGAACGAGGCCGCACCGACCGAGGCCGCACCGACCGAGGCCGCACCGACCGAGGGGGACGCAGCATGA
- a CDS encoding acetylornithine transaminase, giving the protein MRSIGMPLRKLDRGEGAYVWDDEGTEYLDFLAGIAVNSLGHAHPVFVEAVSRQAATLAHVSNYFTTEPALELAERIVRLAGAGENGRAWFGNSGAEANEAAFKLARLNNSGEARTRVLALVDAFHGRTMGSLALTGKPHMREAFEPLAGGVEHIPATIEALEASIDDAVAALILEPIQGEAGVVELPAGYLEAARDLTRRHGALLIVDEIQTGAGRTGEWFGFQHAGITPDAITVAKGIGGGIPIGGLVTFGAASDLYSKGQHGSTFGGNPLATAVANAVLGEIERADLVGNAARRGPQVRERIEAIGSPLVAGTRGRGLLIGVALTEPVAGKIVDAALARGLIVNAANDVTIRLAPPLIIGDAEIDAFTDRFAAALADVAHAAS; this is encoded by the coding sequence ATGCGCTCCATCGGCATGCCGCTCCGCAAGCTCGACCGGGGCGAGGGCGCCTACGTCTGGGACGACGAGGGCACCGAGTACCTCGACTTCCTCGCCGGCATCGCCGTGAACTCGCTCGGACACGCGCACCCCGTGTTCGTCGAGGCCGTGAGCCGGCAGGCCGCGACCCTCGCGCACGTCTCGAACTACTTCACCACCGAGCCGGCGCTCGAACTCGCCGAGCGCATCGTGCGACTCGCGGGGGCCGGCGAGAACGGGCGCGCGTGGTTCGGCAACTCGGGCGCCGAGGCCAACGAGGCCGCGTTCAAGCTTGCACGCCTCAACAACTCCGGCGAAGCGCGCACCCGCGTGCTCGCCCTCGTCGACGCGTTCCACGGGCGCACCATGGGCTCGCTCGCCCTCACCGGCAAGCCGCACATGCGCGAGGCCTTCGAGCCGCTCGCGGGCGGCGTCGAGCACATCCCCGCGACGATCGAGGCCCTCGAAGCGTCGATCGACGACGCCGTGGCCGCGCTCATCCTCGAGCCCATCCAGGGCGAGGCGGGCGTCGTCGAGCTGCCGGCCGGATACCTCGAAGCGGCGCGCGACCTCACGCGACGGCACGGGGCGCTGCTCATCGTCGACGAGATCCAGACCGGCGCCGGGCGCACCGGCGAGTGGTTCGGGTTCCAGCACGCGGGCATCACGCCCGACGCCATCACCGTGGCGAAGGGCATCGGCGGCGGCATCCCGATCGGCGGACTCGTGACGTTCGGCGCGGCATCCGACCTCTACTCGAAGGGCCAGCACGGCTCGACGTTCGGCGGCAACCCGCTCGCGACGGCCGTGGCCAACGCCGTGCTCGGCGAGATCGAGCGAGCCGACCTCGTGGGCAACGCCGCGCGTCGCGGACCCCAGGTGCGCGAGCGCATCGAGGCCATCGGCTCGCCGCTCGTCGCGGGAACGCGGGGGCGCGGGCTGCTCATCGGCGTGGCGCTCACCGAACCCGTCGCGGGCAAGATCGTCGACGCGGCCCTCGCGCGCGGTCTCATCGTGAACGCCGCGAACGACGTCACGATCCGCCTCGCGCCGCCGCTCATCATCGGCGACGCCGAGATCGACGCCTTCACCGACCGATTCGCCGCGGCCCTCGCCGACGTCGCGCACGCGGCATCCTGA